In Sodalis ligni, a single genomic region encodes these proteins:
- a CDS encoding TIGR01212 family radical SAM protein (This family includes YhcC from E. coli K-12, an uncharacterized radical SAM protein.): MQLPQVVNMFGGDLLRRYGQKVYKLSLHGGFSCPNRDGTLGRGGCTFCNVASFADENRQFLSVAEQFAEQTGRIDRAKRYLAYFQAYTSTYAEVRELDRLYRQALAQADIVGICIGTRPDCVPPAVLDLLAEYRQQGYEVWLELGLQSAQDKTLHRINRGHDFACYQRTAVLARQRGLQVCAHLIIGLPGEDITHNRDTLEKVLAAGVDGLKLHPLLVVEGSTMAAAWRAGRLPVLTLEHYTALAGELIRRTPPEVLFHRISASARRPTLLAPLWCENTFTGMNAIYQDLLANGPQGAALGTPYQGMKPRLS, from the coding sequence ATGCAGTTGCCGCAAGTAGTCAATATGTTTGGCGGGGATCTTTTGCGCCGTTATGGACAGAAGGTCTATAAACTCTCGCTGCATGGCGGGTTTAGCTGTCCCAACCGTGACGGGACCCTGGGCCGGGGCGGCTGTACTTTTTGCAATGTTGCCTCGTTTGCCGATGAAAATCGGCAATTCCTGAGCGTGGCCGAGCAGTTCGCCGAACAGACAGGCCGTATCGATCGGGCAAAACGCTACCTGGCCTATTTCCAGGCCTATACCAGTACTTATGCAGAAGTGCGCGAACTCGATCGGCTCTACCGGCAGGCCTTGGCACAGGCGGATATCGTCGGTATTTGTATCGGCACCCGTCCCGACTGCGTCCCGCCGGCGGTGCTGGATTTACTGGCGGAATACCGGCAGCAGGGGTATGAAGTCTGGCTGGAACTGGGGTTGCAAAGCGCACAGGATAAAACTCTGCACCGGATCAATCGCGGTCATGATTTCGCCTGCTACCAGCGCACCGCCGTCCTGGCCCGCCAGCGGGGACTGCAAGTGTGCGCCCATTTGATCATAGGTTTGCCGGGAGAAGACATCACCCACAACCGGGATACGCTGGAAAAGGTATTGGCCGCCGGGGTAGACGGCCTGAAACTGCACCCGCTGCTGGTGGTGGAGGGCAGCACCATGGCGGCCGCCTGGCGGGCGGGGCGGTTACCGGTGTTGACGCTGGAACACTACACTGCCCTGGCCGGCGAATTGATCCGCCGCACACCGCCTGAGGTGCTGTTTCACCGCATCAGCGCCAGCGCCCGCCGTCCGACGCTGCTTGCACCGTTATGGTGCGAAAACACGTTCACCGGCATGAATGCCATCTATCAAGACC